The genome window GGAGTGACGCTGCCCTATGCCTCACGTTATCCGGGCGGACGGCAACGGCTCACGGCCCAGATCGAATGGGCGCTGCACTCTCATGCCGGGCGGTTCGGTTCGACGCCTGCGGGCATGTGGCCTGCGGAGGGCGCCGTATCGCCGGCGTTCGTGGATCTCCTGGGCGCCGCGGGAATCGCCTGGTCGGCGAGCGGGCAGGGCGTGCTGGTGGCTTCGCTGGGAGTGGACGCCACCGTTCCCAAGTCGGAGTACCTGTACCGTGGTTATGTCGCCGGGGGCTCCGGCGTCACCTGTTTCTTCCGCGACGATCAGCTCTCCGACCGGATCGGCTTCGAGTACTCCCGCTGGCACGGACGCGATGCGGCGGCAGACTTCGTGGCGGAACTGGAACGCATCGCGGGATCGGCGCCCCGGACAGCGCACCCGTCGTTTCCGTGATCCTGGACGGCGAAAATGCGTGGGAGTACTACCCCTACAACGGTTTCTACTTCCTCGACGATCTGTACGGGTTGTTGGAGGACCACCCCGCCATCCGGACGACAACGTACGCAGACGTGCTGAGCGATCCGGCGACGCGGACGGGACGTCTAGAGCGGCTCGTGTCCGGGAGCTGGGTCTACGGAAATCTCTCCACCTGGATCGGGCACCCCGACAAGAACCGTGCGTGGGACCTGCTGTGCGAAGCCAAGCAGCAATACGATCTGGTGATCGAGAGCGGGCGGCTCAGCCCCATGCAGCAGGAACAGGCGTCGCGCCAGCTGGGCGTGTGCGAAGGGTCCGACTGGTGCTGGTGGTTCGGCGACTACAACCCGCCCGAATCGGTGTCGGCGATCGACGCGGTCTACCGCGCGAGCCTGGCGCAGCTGTACGTGCTGCTGGGTCTGCCGGTGCCCGCCGCGCTGGATGTGCCGGTGAGCCGGGGTGGAGCGGCGCACGGAAGCACGGTGGGGGCGATGCGGCGGTCGGCGTGAGAATGGACGCTGTGGAACCGACTCTGCTGAGGGCAGCCAAAGGCGCGTGTCAAGAACCGACGCATTGAGAAATCGTTGGAATGGAAAGGGGGCATCGAGCCTGTTTGGCTTCGTCAATGATCCAGCGAGGCCCTCTCTTCGGGAACAAGACTATGCTCCAGCATCGGGCGCGGCAGGTCCGGTTGCGGAACGAGCCCTGAGCGCCTCATACAACTGCGCTGGCCCCAGCAGAATGTCCTTCAGGCCCGCCTGTACCTTCGCCGACCCCAACGCCTGCGAACTCATTGCCTGATGAGCCTCGAACGCATCGATGATTGCGTCCATCAGTGCCTTGCTGAGGTCCGGTGAGTTGGCGAATTGCTCCTTGCTGTTGCTGGCTGCCTGCTGCACAAGAGTCTCGTTTTCCAGCAGCTTGCCCTTGAGCACGCCGTTCACGTAGACCAATTGGTCGTCGTCGGTCAGTTCGCCTTCGAACAAGCCATTGACCTTTTCGATGATCTCATTGAGGTAGGCCCGCTCCTTCTCCTGCACTGCACCACTGCCGACAGCGTCGATCGGGGCAGCCTGTAGGTGCCATCGGGGCCCAGTGTCATGGCCTGTTGCCCCCGGGCCTTGAGCGTGTGGTGAGTCAGCACTACCTTGGATAGGTCGACTACTACACGCTCGCGCCCGAATTCCAATAGCGGCAGCAGCCGTTTGAAGAAGACGTACCGCTTCTCGATGTCGGTGTTGCCGTAGTCGAATATCTGGCTCAGGAAGGCATACAGACGTATGTAGGAGGACATGTCGCTCTTGAACAGCACCAGGGCGTGGAGCGTGTCCGTAGACGCTTTGGCGGCCTTGTCGTCATCCAGTGCCTCGGCATTGCCCTTCTCGGTCTGCGCGGCTTTATAGCGCTTGAGCAGTCGGTCCGCCACAGGGGCAATGGCGGCATCCAGTTCCTTCTGCGTGCCATGCGGATCGAGTTCAACCTTCACCACGCGCTCCACTTCGAAGTCATCGTAGTGGCCTGCCGCATCGAGCTTGGCCCGCAAGTCGTAGACCAGGTGCGGGTCGGTGGCGCTCTCCAGCTCGGCCGTCTCGTAGTAGGTCTTGAACGCCTGCAGGATCTCGGTGGGGTCGTTGCCGAAGTCGAGACTGTAGGTGGTGTCCTTGCCTGGCAGGGCGCGGTTGAGCCGGGAGAGCGTCTGCACGGCCTGGATGCCGGCGAGTCGCTTGTCCACGTACATGCCGCACAGGAGCGGCTGATCAAAGCCCGTCTGGAACTTGTTGGCCACCAGCAGGAGGTGGTAGTCCGGCCCGGCGAAGGTGTCGCGGATGTCCCGACCCTTCAGTCCCGGATTCAGGAGGGGGCTGGTCTCGGTCACGGCCTCGGGAAAGCTGTCCTGGTCGTGCACCTCGCCCGAGAACGCCACGAGCACACCCAGCGGGTAGTTGCGGCTCTGAATGTAGGCGCGCATGGCCTTCTGCCACCGCACGGCTTCCTTGCGGCTGGCCACGACCACCATCGCTTTCGCTCGCCCGTTGAGTAGCGGCTGCACATTCTCCCGGTAGTGCTCCACCACCACCTGTACTTTCTGCGCGATGTTGTAGGGGTGCAGGCGAACCCACTGCATGATCCCCTTCATCGCGGCGCTGCGCTCGACCTGGGTTTCGTCGTATTCCCGGCCCTCGTGCGCCAGCCGGAATGCGAGGTTGTAGCTCGTGTAGTTCTTCAGCACATCGAGGATGAAGCCTTCCTCGATGGCCTGGCGCATGGAGTACACGTGGAAAGGCTGCGGCAGCCCGTCCGGCCCGGGGCGGCCGAAAAGCTCCAAGGTCTTGGCCTTGGGCGTGGCGGTGAACGCGACGTAGGTGAGTCCCTTCGTCGACGCCTTGGCCTCCATCTGCGCCGCGAGGAGGGCTTCAGTGTCCACCCCACCCCCGTCCTGGAGGTCGTTCCATTCCTCGACGGACAGCAGCTGCTTCAGCTTTGCGGCCGCCTCGCCGGTCTGGGAGCTGTGGGCCTCGTCGGCGATGACGGCGAAGCGCTTGCCTTCAGTCGCGGCCAGCTCCTGCACGGCCTGCAGTGCGAACGGGAAGGTCTGGATGGTGCAGACAATGATCTTCTTGCCGTCCTTCAACGCCTGGGTCAGCTGGGCGCTCTTGCTGCCGGACTCGTTGGTGATCGTCGCGACGACGCCGGTCGTACGCTCGAAGTCGAAGATGGCTTCCTGCAGCTGGGCGTCCAGCACGTTGCGGTCGCTCACGACCAGAACACTGTCGAACAGCTTCCGGTTTTGCGCATCGTGCAGGTCCGCGAGGAAGTGTGCGGTCCAGGCGATGGAGTTCGTCTTGCCGGAGCCTGCCGAGTGCTGAATCAGGTAGCGCTGACCCGGGCCATGCGCCAGGACGTCGGCCACGAGCCTGCGCGTGGCATCGAGCTGGTGATAGCGCGGGAAGATGACGGCCTGCAGCTGTTTCTTGTCGTCGCGCTTGGCGACGAGGTAGCGATGCAGGATGTCCAGCCAGCTCTCGCGCGCCCAGACTTCTTCCCACAGATAGGCGGTCGCGAAGCCTTCGGGGTTTGGCGCATTGCCTGCGCCGCCCTCATTGCCCCGGTTGAACGGCAGAAACTGCGTCCCCGGCCCTGCGAGTCGGGTCGTCATCATCACTTCGCTCTGGCCGACCGCGAAGTGCACCAGCGCTCCGCCCGGAAAGCCCAGCGCAGGCTCCAGGACACCGCCCTTGGGTTGGGGGTGCCGGTCGAAGCGGTACTGGTCCACGGCGTCGCGCACGCTCTGCGTGAAGTTCGTCTTCAGCTCCGCCGTCGCCACCGGGATGCCGTTGAGACACAGCATCAGATCGATGGATTCCCCGGGTTGGTTCGGGGAGTGGTGAACTTGGCGAAGTACCCGCAGGCGGTTGGCTTCGTACCGGGTCTGGATGGCAGGGTTCAGGCCCAGCGCCGGCTTGAACTGCGCGAGTTGCAGCGGCTCCTTCAAGCCCAGCATCTCGACACCCCGGCGCAGGACTTCCAACGTCCCGCGCTCGTTCAGACTCTTTCGAATCCGGTCGGCGAGCACGCCCGCCAGCTGGGCGCCGTGTGTCTTCGTCAGGCGCAGGTGGGCGTCAGGCTGTGCGACCTCCAACCAGGCGACCAGATCGGGGAGAAAGAGTCCGCGGGCCGTATCGAAGTCCTTCGCGGCGTTCGGTTCGTACCACCAGCCCTGCACACCCAGGTGCTGGCAGATTTCGTCTTCGAATTTTCTTTCCTGGTGGAGCGTCATGCGGTGGCCTCCGGACGCTCCTCATCCGTGAACAAGCGCACGTAGGCGTCGTAGCGGAAGCGGCGGTTACGGGCGTAGCCCGTCATTTCGACGAGAAGACCCAAATCGGCCAGGCGGGCCACCAAGGCATTGGCCGCCACATAGGTGGTTCCCGTGAGTGCCTTTACGTCGGAGACGGTCACGATGGGGCGTTTGAACAGACTTTCCAGGACCCGGTGGCCGTTGCCTGCCGCGCGCCCAAGTCTCTCTGTGATGGCGCTACGATGACGTTCCCGAAGGAGCTGAATGTTTCGCGCGGTCTCCGCCGCTTCCTGCGCGACCTCGCATACACCGCTCAAGAAGAACTTCAGCCACGCTTCCCAGGTTCCGTGATCACGAACGGCTTGCAGGTGGTCGTAGTAGGTCTGCCTGTGCTTGCGAAAGTAGTGGGAGAGATACAGCACTGGCTTGTGAAGCACCCCCCTCTCGGTCAGCAGAAATGTGATGAGCAACCTGCCCACACGCCCGTTCCCGTCGAGGAAGGGGTGGATGGTTTCGAACTGAACATGGGCGAGGGCGATCTTGACTACCGGTGGCAGATCGTCGTCGGCGTGGAGAAATCGTTCGAGGTCACCCAGTGCCTGCGGCACCTCCTCATGCGGTGGCGGCACGAAAGTCGCGGTGTTCAGCGTGCAACCGGCGGGTCCGATCCAGTTCTGACTGCGCCGCAGTTCCTGGCGTGAGTCGTCCACCGCGGACGCCCCGCAGCAACTCCGCGTGAATCTCGCGGACCAGGCGCACAGACACGGGTAGCTCCTCGAGTCGCGCGAGTCCGTGATTCATGGCGCGCACATAGTTCACGACTTCGTCCACGTCGCGCGGGCGTTGCTCGTCGAACAGATCGGCTTCGGCGGCCAGCAGGTCGTGCAGAGAGCTCTGCGTCCCCTCGATCTGGCTCGACAGCACGGCCTCCTTGCGCACGTACATGAACACGAAGAGATCGGGGTTGGGCAAGGTCAGCACCGACCCGTCCAGCCGCCCTAGGGCGCGGTCGGCCTGTGAGAGCAGCGCCTGGAGCTCGCCGCTCATCGCCAGAGGGGGGCGGGGCGGGAGTGGAGCGGGCATGAAGGCCCGGTAGCCGGTAGGTTGACGCACGTAGCGTCCGGCGCGAGCGGTTCCTTCGCCGTCTGGCATGCGAAAGGCTCCCTTTACTGCACCCCGTGACGAGGCGCATACATTAGGCAAGCTTTATTATGAGCGCTAGAGTCGGCCTTGTTCAAGGCAGGCTTGCGCAAGCTCCCAGGGTTCCACTACACCCAGCCCATGCCCGCATCCGTCAGTCAGCCTACGCCTCCCGCACCAGCAACTGCGGATCCCAGATGCGATCCGCCAATTGGCGATACAGGCGCTGGCGTTCTTCGAGGTCGGCCTTCTTGAAGGTGGCCATGGCCCGAAAAGGGAGCTGGGCCTGCCGGATGTACTCCATGAACCCGGGATTCCGCTCGTAGCACTGTTCGTGCAGCGATCGGGCGAGCAGATTCTGGGTCACGTAGTGCTGGCGCTTCTCCTCGTAGGTCAGGTCCCCGTAGCTGGCATTGAACGACTTGGGCAGGAGCAGCAACCCGCCGATGGTGTTCCGGGCGTACCAGAAGTCCGCCTCCGACTCGAACTCGTCGCGATGGCGGTCGTAGTGCGCGGCCCAGATGTGCTCGATCTCGAAGCGTCCGCGCCCGTCCACGAGGTAGTCGCTCGTCTGGCTGCGCATGCCGGATGCCGCCTCCAGGTGCGCGGTCATGCGAGCGAGCAGGACCTTTGATGTAGCGCCCGGACCACTGGTTGAGACCGAAGTCCGAAAGCCTCCCTGTGCCTCTCACTTGTCCCGTCGAAATCGCACCCCTGCTCCTCGAGCTTCTTGATCAGGACCGACACGAGTTCCCCGAGCGACTTGCCCCGGATGTCTCGAAGGATCGTGAACGCGGCGTACGACATCGCCGAGAAGGTCATGGTCAGGTAGTTCACGGCGCGGCGGGCAAGCAGGATGTCCAGGAAGATCGCGACCGCGCGAATCTTCCGGGTGACCACATCGGCCGGGTCGGTCTGCAGCAGGGGCGCGAGCAGCAGCGGGTACTGCAGCGTGAAGTTGAAGCACGCCACGTGGTACACCGGCTCCAGCCCTTCCACGGGCTTCAGGGACGCCTCACGGATGCGCTGGTACTGCCGCGTGTAAAACACGAAGTCCTGGCACACGAAGCGGAAGTAGTCGTCGTCCGTACGCAGGCCAAGCGCCTCCGCGTGCTGGGCGGCCCAGCGGTGGAACTCCGTCCCGATTCGCTCGAAGTCCTTGTTCTCGGAGCCGCTCTTGCGTTCCCGCACGCTCGTGGCGTAGCGGGCGCGCAGCCACGCCTTCACGGCATCCGTGTCCTCGTCCTTGCCGAGCTTGCGCAGCGCCTCGATCCGCTCCCGCCAGAGCCGTGCGGCCTCGTTGCGCTGGCCGATGTCCCGGATGTTGGCGAGCAGGTAGCCCTTGAGCATGTCCAGGGGCGATAGGGACAGGCCCCGGTCATTCATCGCCTCGAAGATCGTGTAGGCGTCCTCGTCCGACGCCGCGCGGATCTCGATGAGGTACACCTTCTCGGTCAGCCAGTCACAGAAGTAGGGCAGCGCGGCGTCGTCGATGTCGTCGCCGAGTTCCTGCAGCAGGTCGTCCAGGTCCTGGTAGCGGGCGACGATGTTCTGTACCGACTCCGAGGCATCGGTGGTGTCGGGGACCTCGCCGCCGAACAGCGCAGTCATGATCGTCCGGCGGTCCTCCACGGCGATGTTGAACGCGCGCTCGCCGAAACGTTCGGAGTAGATCAGGTCCTCCAGGTGGACCCGGTCGGGCCGCTGTCCCTGGCGGCGGTGCAGCAGCAGGAGCAGCAGGGTCAGCGTCGTCAGCCGCTGCTGGCCGTCCACGATGAACAGCTGGTTGTCCCGCTCGCTGAGGATGATGGAGCCGAGAAAGTAGTTGCCGTACTGTGCGACTGCACCGCGCGGGTTCCCGGGCCGGTGCGACTGCAGGAAGTGCGAGGTCAGGTCGTCGACCAGTTCCTTCACCTGCTTGCGCTGCCAGCGATACTCCCGCTGGTAGTAGTCGATGCCGTAGCGCTTGCCCTTGAGGACTTCGCTGACGGTACGGGCCTTGCCGTCGATGGTCTTCATGCGGTGACTCCCTCGGGCGCTTCGTGAGCCATCTGGACGGCACCGCGCACGTCGATCTGGCCGGTGACGCCGGCGGTGATGAGGGCGGAGCGGCGTTCACGGAGGAGCGCAATGGAACGCTCAGCATCTTGCTCGAGGGCATCCAGCTTTGCTCCCGCGACGTCAAGATAGTCAGCAATCGCAAGTTGCTCGTGGAGCGGCGGCCTCAGCATCACTGCGTTCCGAATCAGCGCTTGGCTAATGTTGGGGTCCTTCCTCGAACTCTCCGCGCCGATCATCCAGTACGGCCTGAAGAACTGAATGAATCGCCACACGTACCGGCTATCGAAATCCTCGTTCGGAAGCAAAGCGCACACGGCTTGATTAATGCATGACTCAAAGAGCAGCAACGCGTTCTTGCCGATTGTTCCCTCTCCCCCATACATGGCGACGAGCACGCTGTTCTTCGGCAAGATCGCGCATGCGCTCGCATTGATGGCCGCTTCCGTAATCGCTACTTCATACGTCGCCAACCGGTCGTTTCCAAGGTCAGTTGTGCGTATCCACGGATACCCACCTCGATCAGCATAGAACTCGTCCTGTCGGGCAGTGTCGGGCGTCCCACCGCTACTCGTCACGAACCACTTCTTGATTGTTCCGATCTCCCAGTGGTCCGGGACCTGTCCGACCCACGCCACGCCAGAGTCCTTCATCGGCACATCGGGATCAAGACCGCGGGTGACAGCTTGGGAGATGGTGGCCTGCCGCTTCTCGGTCAGCAGGGCAATGAGCTTCTCCTGCTCCGCGATCAGCGCATCGATCTTGGCGGTTTCGCGGTCGAGAAATCCCGCGATGAGTCGTTGTTCCGACGTCGGTGGAATGGTGATCAATGTATTCGCTAAGGGCTCCAAGTTGAGCGCACGAAACGTCGCGCCGCCTATGCTCGCCTCCCATTGAGAAACTGAGGGTAGCGCGCGAAGTGCCCAGAATACGAACCTCGCGACGTTCGGCGCTTCGACGGCTATCCGTGCGGTTCCCTGCGTGAGATTTGCCCCATCAAGCCACCCGGGAACGACCATGAGCTTTCCGAAACTGGGTCCGATCGAACACACGAGGTCGCCAGCGCGTACCAAGCTGCGTCGATACTCCTCAGCAATCTCTCGAGTCGTTCTAAGCAAAGCGTTTGGATCGGTGACGCCTTGCTCGTTGGTCATGTCAGCGGGTCGAATGTAAGGCACTCCGCCAGACGTATCCGGGCCGGCCTGAACAATGCCATAGGTGATCCGTCTCGTAGGATCAATCAGGTTTTTGAGTTTTCCGACTCGCCAGTGTTGCGGTATGACGCCGAGCCAGACTGCGCCGCTTTCCTTGTACGCCGGATACATCCCAAGTCTCACTCCGCCAACTCCCCCAACATCCCCACGATGCGCGCCGACACCGCCTTCAGCTCCTCGTCGATCGCCTCCAGACTCCGCGGCGGCTCGAACACGTAGAAGTGCCGGTTGAACGGAATCTCGTAGCCGACTTTGCTCTTCTCTTCGTCGATCCAGGCATCGGGCGCATGAGGCAGGACTTCGCGGGCGAAGTAGGCGGCGATGTCGTCCGACAGCGGCACGTTCTCGGTGTCGCGCAGCGCGCTGTCGGCGACGGGCTTGCCTTTCTGCTTGCCGCGTTCGGCCAG of Betaproteobacteria bacterium contains these proteins:
- a CDS encoding restriction endonuclease subunit S; protein product: MYPAYKESGAVWLGVIPQHWRVGKLKNLIDPTRRITYGIVQAGPDTSGGVPYIRPADMTNEQGVTDPNALLRTTREIAEEYRRSLVRAGDLVCSIGPSFGKLMVVPGWLDGANLTQGTARIAVEAPNVARFVFWALRALPSVSQWEASIGGATFRALNLEPLANTLITIPPTSEQRLIAGFLDRETAKIDALIAEQEKLIALLTEKRQATISQAVTRGLDPDVPMKDSGVAWVGQVPDHWEIGTIKKWFVTSSGGTPDTARQDEFYADRGGYPWIRTTDLGNDRLATYEVAITEAAINASACAILPKNSVLVAMYGGEGTIGKNALLLFESCINQAVCALLPNEDFDSRYVWRFIQFFRPYWMIGAESSRKDPNISQALIRNAVMLRPPLHEQLAIADYLDVAGAKLDALEQDAERSIALLRERRSALITAGVTGQIDVRGAVQMAHEAPEGVTA